One window from the genome of Saimiri boliviensis isolate mSaiBol1 chromosome 2, mSaiBol1.pri, whole genome shotgun sequence encodes:
- the INF2 gene encoding inverted formin-2 isoform X3 yields MSLKEGAQRKWAALKEKLGPQDSDPTEANLENADPELCIRLLQMPSVVNYSGLRKRLEGSDGSWMVQFLEQSGLDLLLEALARLSGRGVARISDALLQLTCVSCVRAVMNSQQGIEYILSNQGYVRQLSQALDTSNVMVKKQVFELLAALCIYSPEGHALTLDALDHYKTVCSQQYRFSVVMNELSGSDNVPYVVTLLSVINAIILGPEDLRTRAQLRNEFIGLQLLDVLARLRDLEDADLLIQLEAFEEAKAEDEEELLRVSGGVDMSSHQEVFASLFHKVSCSPVSAQLLSVLQGLLHLEPSLRSSQLLWEALESLVNRAVLLASDAQECTLEEVVERLLSVKGRPRPSPLVKAHKSVQANLGQSQRGSSPQNAATPKAGVEGQQPAAAPTCQPVDHAQSESLLKASQPRALEQQAPTPPPPVPLFPGSSAEPPPPPPPPPPPLPSMGTKALPVPPPPPPPPLLGLGSMAPPAPPPPPPLPGACGPPPPPPLPGMECPPPPPPPLPGMGWGPPPPPPPPLPGTCSPSAAGDEEVIVAQVDHSLGSAWVPSHRRVNPPTLRMKKLNWQKLPSNVAREHNSMWASLSSPHAEAVEPDFSSIERLFSFPAAKPKEPATAAAPARKEPKEITFLDAKKSLNLNIFLKQFKCSNEEVAAMIQAGDTTKFDVEVLKQLLKLLPEKHEIENLRALTEERAKLANADQFYVLLLAIPCYQLRIECMLLCEGAAAMLDMVQPKAQLVLAACKSLLTSRRLPIFCQLILRIGNFLNYGSHTGDADGFKISTLLKLTETKSQQNRVTLLHHVLEEAEKSHPDLLELPRDLEQPSQAAGINLEIIHSEASSNLKKLLETERKVSASVAEVQEQYTQRLQASISAFRALDELFEAIEQKQRELADYLCEDVQQLSLEDTFSTMKAFRELFLRALKENKDRKEQAAKAERRKRQLAEEEARRPLGEDGKPVRKGPRKQEEVCVIDALLADIRKGFQLRKTARGRGDAEGGSKAASVDPLRATEPAIVATGDPAGDPVDGTRYPTSEPSLDAAVANKPRAWDLVDAGTHCPQPTLEQSGEGGPRPLERRSSWYVDASEDLTTEDTHCPQPLEGAWPVTLGDAQALKPLKFSSDQPPAAGSSSQDAEDPTALLGVLQAEAGSTSQGREDTVRPPTAGLGGDRDEDEEDTAPESALDTSLDRSFSEDAVTDSSGPSTLPRSRGRASKGTGKRRKKRPSRSQEEVAPDSDANKTERLCVIN; encoded by the exons ATGTCACTGAAGGAGGGCGCACAGCGCAAGTGGGCGGCGCTGAAGGAGAAGCTGGGGCCGCAGGACTCAGACCCCACGGAGGCCAACCTGGAGAATGCAGACCCCGAGCTGTGCATCCGGCTGCTGCAGATGCCCTCCGTGGTCAACTACTCGGGTCTGCGCAAGcgcctggagggcagtgatggCAGCTGGATGGTGCAGTTCCTGGAGCAGAGCGGCCTGGACCTGCTGCTGGAGGCACTGGCACGGCTGTCGGGCCGCGGCGTGGCACGCATCTCGGATGCCCTGCTGCAGCTCACCTGCGTCAGCTGCGTGCGCGCCGTCATGAACTCACAGCAGGGCATCGAGTACATCCTCAGCAACCAGGGCTACGTGCGTCAGCTCTCCCAGG CCCTGGACACATCCAACGTGATGGTGAAGAAGCAGGTATTTGAACTACTGGCCGCCCTGTGCATCTACTCACCTGAGGGCCACGCGCTGACCCTGGACGCCCTGGACCACTACAAG ACGGTGTGCAGCCAGCAGTACCGCTTCAGCGTGGTCATGAACGAGCTTTCGGGCAGCGACAACGTGCCCTATGTGGTCACCCTGCTCAGCGTGATCAACGCCATCATCCTGGGCCCCGAGGACCTGCGCACACGCGCCCAGCTGCGGAACGAATTTATCG GGCTGCAGCTGCTGGACGTCCTGGCTCGTCTACG AGACCTGGAGGACGCCGACCTGCTGATCCAGCTGGAGGCCTttgaggaggccaaggccgaGGACGAGGAGGAGCTGCTGCGAGTCTCCGGTGGGGTCGACATGAGCAGCCACCAGGAGGTCTTTGCCTCCCTGTTCCACAAg GTGAGCTGCTCCCCGGTGTCTGCGCAGCTCCTATCCGTGCTGCAGGGCCTCCTGCACCTGGAGCCCAGCCTTCGCTCCAGCCAGCTGCTCTGGGAGGCCCTGGAGAGCCTGGTGAACCGGGCCGTGCTCTTGGCCAGTGACG CCCAGGAGTGCACCCTGGAGGAAGTGGTTGAGCGGCTCCTGTCCGTCAAGGGGCGGCCCCGACCAAGCCCCCTGGTCAAGGCCCATAAGAGCGTCCAGGCCAACTTAGGCCAGAGTCAGAGGGGCAGCTCCCCGCAAAATGCTGCAACCCCCAAGGCTGGCGTGGAGGGCCAACAGCCAGCAGCAGCCCCCACCTGCCAGCCTGTGGACCATGCCCAGAGCGAGAGCCTCCTGAAAGCTTCGCAGCCGAGAGCCCTGGAGCAGCAGGCGCCTACCCCGCCCCCACCTGTACCCCTGTTCCCTGGATCCAGTGCTgagccccctccccctcccccacccccaccaccccccctGCCCAGTATGGGGACTAAGGCCCTCCCAGtaccacctccacccccacccccacccctgctagGCCTGGGGTCCATGGCCCCCCCAGCaccccctccaccaccacccctgccAGGTGCTTGTGggcctccaccacctccaccacttcCAGGCATGGaatgcccacccccacccccacccccgctgcCTGGTATGGGCTGgggccctcccccacccccacctccaccactgcCCGGCACCTGCAGCCCCTCAGCGGCGGGAGACGAGGAGGTCATCGTGGCCCAGGTGGACCACAGCTTGGGCTCAGCCTGGGTCCCCAGCCATCGGCGGGTGAACCCACCCACACTGCGCATGAAGAAACTGAACTGGCAGAAGCTGCCATCCAATGTGGCACGTG AGCACAACTCCATGTGGGCGTCCCTGAGCAGTCCCCACGCCGAGGCCGTGGAGCCCGACTTCTCCAGCATCGAGCGGCTCTTCTCCTTCCCTGCAGCCAAGCCCAAGGAACCTGCCACCGCAGCCGCCCCAGCCAGGAAGGAGCCCAAGGAG ATCACTTTCCTTGATGCCAAGAAGAGCCTGAACCTCAACATCTTCCTGAAGCAATTTAAGTG CTCCAATGAGGAGGTCGCTGCGATGATCCAGGCCGGGGACACCACAAAGTTTGATGTGGAGGTTCTCAAACAGCTCCTTAAGCTCCTTCCGGAGAAGCACGAG ATTGAAAACCTGCGGGCCCTCACAGAGGAGCGAGCCAAGCTGGCCAACGCCGACCAGTTCTACGTCCTCCTTCTGGCCATTCCCTG CTACCAGCTGCGAATCGAGTGCATGCTGCTGTGCGAGGGCGCGGCCGCCATGCTGGACATGGTGCAGCCCAAGGCCCAGCTGGTGCTGGCTGCCTGCAAAA GCCTGCTCACTAGCCGCCGGCTGCCCATCTTCTGCCAGCTGATCCTGAGGATTGGGAACTTCCTCAACTAT GGCAGCCACACCGGTGACGCCGACGGTTTCAAGATAAGCACGTTGCTGAAGCTCACGGAGACCAAGTCCCAGCAGAACCGCGTGACGCTGCTGCACCATGTGCTGGAg gaagcagaaaagagccaCCCTGACCTCCTGGAGCTGCCCCGGGACCTGGAGCAGCCTTCGCAAGCAGCAGG GATCAACCTGGAGATCATCCACTCAGAGGCCAGCTCCAACCTGAAGAAGCTTCTGGAGACGGAGCGGAAGGTGTCTGCCTCGGTGGCCGAGGTCCAGGAGCAGTACACCCAGCGCCTCCAG GCCAGCATCTCGGCCTTCCGGGCACTGGACGAGCTGTTTGAGGCCATCGAGCAGAAGCAGCGGGAGCTGGCTGACTACCTGTGCGAGGACGTCCAGCAGCTGTCTCTGGAGGACACGTTCAGCACCATGAAGGCCTTCCGGGAACTCTTCCTCCGCGCCCTGAAG GAGAACAAGGACcggaaggagcaggcagccaaggcagagaggaggaagCGGCAGCTGGCGGAGGAGGAGGCGCGGCGGCCGCTGGGAGAGGACGGGAAGCCTG TCAGGAAGGGGCCCAGGAAGCAGGAGGAGGTGTGCGTCATTGACGCCCTGCTGGCTGACATCAGGAAAGGCTTCCAGCTGCGGAAGACGGCCCGGGGCCGCGGGGACGCCGAGGGGGGCAGCAAGGCAGCCTCCGTGGATCCCCTAAGGGCCACAGAGCCCG CCATAGTGGCCACTGGCGACCCTGCAGGAGACCCTGTGGATGGCACGCGCTACCCCACCTCTGAGCCCAGCCTTGATGCTGCAGTGGCCAACAAGCCCCGGGCCTGGGACCTTGTGGACGCCGGGACCCACTGCCCTCAGCCCACCCTGGAGCAGTCCGGGGAGGGTGGTCCCCGGCCCCTGGAGAGGCGTTCTTCCTGGTACGTGGATGCCAGTGAGGACCTAACCACCGAGGAcacccactgcccccagcccttgGAGGGGGCCTGGCCGGTGACTCTGGGAGATGCTCAGGCCCTGAAGCCCCTCAAGTTCTCCAGTGACCAGCCCCCGGCGGCTGGAAGTTCAAGCCAGGATGCCGAGGATCCCACCGCCTTGCTGGGCGTCCTCCAGGCTGAGGCCGGCAGCACGAGCCAGGGTCGGGAGGACACTGTCAGACCCCCGACGGCAGGCCTGGGTGGAGACAGGGATGAGGACGAGGAGGACACGGCCCCAGAGTCCGCGCTGGACACATCACTAGACAGGTCCTTCTCTGAGGATGCGGTGACCGACTCCTCGGGGCCCAGCACACTCCCCAGGTCCCGGGGCCGGGCCTCAAAGGGGACCGGCAAGCGAAGGAAGAAGCGCCCCTCAAGGAGCCAGGAAG AGGTTGCCCCTGATTCTGATGCTAATAAAACCGAAAGACTGTGTGTGATCAACTAA